Genomic DNA from Solanum dulcamara chromosome 4, daSolDulc1.2, whole genome shotgun sequence:
tgttgttttggcTACTTTTACACTGGTTCTTGTTTCGATTTCTCTTCATTGTCTTCTTCTTTATATTGGGATTTATTGCACTTGAGTCGAGGGTTTTTCGGAAACGGCTtctctacctccatgaggtagtggtaagattTGCATACATTTTCCCCTCAccagacctcacttgtgggatttcaatgagtatgttgttgttgttcttgttgattcaaaatataaaaaagtaaaacacACTAAACCAATTGGATTTTATATCTActccatatatataaaaaattaactttGATGTTGGCCCCTTTTGGCCCCTGCTCTGCCCCTACAAAAGCATAGGATGACACCCCCTTATTGTGGTTTAAAGAGGGCATGTTTGATTGAAATAGTGATCTTGGAGTATTGGTGTATGGAGAAATTTGTTTGATGGATTAATACAATTAGGAGGAACCTGTTTGTGTCTCATATGGAGTAATGCAGAGGCCCAACAGATGAGATTGATGGAAGTTTTTAGTTGTTGGCTCTGGCTAAGAACCGGTTAATCACTGGAAAAGAATCCCAAAATCTTAACAAAAGTATTGAGAACTtctgaaataaaaaatacatgatgataaaGCCCCTATAAATGATTCATTCAATATATGATGTGTAACTTATACAAaatctataaataaataaaaataaagagaaagaaacAGTTTGAAACAAGAAGGTAGAAAGGGGCAAATAATTTCCCCAGGCCAAATACATAAGGGGCCCCTTATACTCAACTCCAATTTTCATTTAAACACCTCAACTAAGACCGGTACGTATTGAACACTTGAACTTAATTGAAAGTGTACCTGTTAAACACAAAAATTTACGTGGCACAAAAAGTGGTTTTCACTGGTGATTAGCTCATGAATCACTTAAATAtaacctttttctttttcaaatttcttttctttcttcctctttcCCCTTCACCTTCTATGCCACCAGCCCCGACCACCTCTCCACCATCATTTAGGTCCAGAGCAGCAAAAACACAATCTATTTCACTCCTAATCCTATTTGATAATACAATATCAGTTTCTTGATAACCTTTTAACCTCTGAAAATGGCATGTTAAAACCTCATTCAATCCCTTTTTCCTTCTAAGCTCTAAACCATATTTTCTATCAAAAGTTCCTCATTCAATTAAACATGACAGAATGTGGAGTCCAAAAAGCTGTAACAATATATCTTTACGAACAGAATTTGTTAATTGCCACAGTTATTCTATTAAGCTTGGAATTAGATAAGACATTCTATGATTTTTTCCCTTTAAGTTTAAACTTTTCTGTATTCCCCTTTTCTGGAGACCAAAATTGAGTTGttgttttcttcatttttattttagttgatcGGCATTTTCAGTTTTAGGAATTATTAAATCGTTTGTGATTGTGATTTTTCTCTGAGTGCGGACATTTTGGCAGTAGAGAGGTTATTTATGGTGGTAAATGGCTGTAAAAGAAGATGATAGGGAAGTCGATGGGGTGTGGAGCCGTCAAGTTTTGGAATAAGTTTGAGGTCTTGGAATAGgttttattctttttgtttAGAAGAtcttttctttaattagttGGACAGCCACATGCTTATTTTATTTGTCAGATTTTCCATGTCGCCGTGTGTGTAGTTTACTCTCTGTATATTTTTGAGTGGTTAGTTATGAGGGGTTTAATAGGTACGCTTTAAATTAAGTTGGAGGGTTCAATAGGTACCAGCCCTATTTGAGGTGCTAAAATGAAAAGTTGAGCCAAGTTTGAGGGGCGTTTGGCCATAATGTGAAAGCTAAAAGAAAACAACCAATGATGATTAGTCATGCAGAGTTTTTATCAAAAGACCCTCATTTTCGAAttgcactcttttttttttattcaattacCCAGATTAAAATCTGGGTCGTGTTGTATTCAACAAAAAGGGGCAGAGGGGGCCTGAGCCTAACCTCAATACGAATTGCACTCTTTTAGTTGATGCCTTGGCAATTTAAATCCTGATTCATACTAAAAGACTTAACAGATAGGCTACTCTTTTCAATTTAAATGAAATTCCATGGTGATGAATTAGCTCGGTTGGCCGTGCCGTTATTATTCCACTAATATATGTCTTCTATATGTACCAAGGTGCTTTTATTTTCCAGTTTCATTTTTAAGGAGAAAGGCAACAAACACGGAAATGACACATAATAGCTCAGAACTGTCTAAACTATGATTCAGTTATCAGTTTCAACAAAACTATGATTCAGTTATGCTAATGAATTCTCTTGTGATGTTTGCCATAGGTTAGAATAAcctatgttgcttggactcttcaaaaatgtcgatAGGTGCGTGTTGGatactccaaaagtagtgcattttagAGAATCCGACATGGGTGCGGCAACAATTTTGGAGAGTCTGGACAACATAGAGAATAACTATAAGCCATCCAATTGTATGTTATTTAGTCAATTATGGGCTCGCGAGAAGTTCTACCCAACATTACATGCACTTCACTTAGTCATGTTAATTGGATAGCATAATCCCTACCCATAACCTTGTTTATGTGAGACTGATGGTGTTTTATCTTAGATTGAATCAAGGGGGTCATTCTAATGATTTTAACTTATGAGAGTATGTATACCAATATTTTTTTGCAGTGGAAGATGTCTCAAGATACTACAAATCCCTATGAGTGAAATCACTGACCAGGTGGTTGAAAAGCATGCAGGGTCCTTGGTTAATATAACCTTCTTAGACATCAGCTACTGTTTAAAGATCACAGAGAAAGGTCTGAAAGCTTTTGGAAAACAGTGCAAGTCCTTGACTCATCTCAGAAGAAACATGCCTCTTTGGGAGCTGCCCACCAGTGTTGAAGCTTCTGATATCAACGATCAGGAGGCGCTGATTATAGCGGAAACTATGAAAGGTCTTCAGCGCCTTGACCTTGCTTTCAACCGGTTGAGTGATACTGGCATTGATGCTATTCTCACCCAGTGTAAGGCACTAACGCACCTTGAAATCCAAGGGTGTTGGAATGTGGAGCTGAAGGGTGATCTTGAGGTAAGATGTGAAAAGCTTGTAGACTTTCGGAGCCCTTGGATCCATGAACGTGAGGATAACCTTGCTGAATCCTCGGATATTGATAGTAATGAAGATGAATATGATGAAGAATCAATCTACTCAGAATCTCCCTCTTCATCAGATTTGGATTAGATGGCTGCATTGCACCACCTTCTAAGTGTCTTTGTGCTGGTTTTTCGGGAGCTTTTGGATGTGTATTTATGCAGATCATCTTGCGTAGTCATTTCAATGATGGGTTTTGGTTTCTCTTTGAGACATGTTATCAGTAAGAGTTGTAACCTAGATGCTTAGAACTTGAATCCGTAAATGCTGCAATTAACATGTTACTTGTGTATTATTTTTGGCCTCTTTATAATCTTGTTTTGCAGTCTTCTTGGTTGATAAGCATCCTACTTTTGATACATTTTGATTCCTACTTTTGATACATTTTGAATCAATTTCTAGATTTAGTGCACAACCTTTATGAACTACATTGGATAAGGTCATACTTGTTACCTCTATATCAACAAGTAGCAATTAGCATGGTGCAGATTTACTTTGTTCGTGCAAAATTATTTACTTAGGTCCCAAAGCAAGttacagttttttttttttttttacaatcatcCAGTATTCAGTACTAAATGACTCGATTAGTTTGAATTCCCATTGTGTAGGGTCCATTAAGAAAATAGcgctccaatttttttttttttatcaatgagGCTTAAATTCGAAACTTTTGATTTATTAATCGTAGATAATTCCCTCACACAGCTAGACGATAGTAAATCAATCTATTTAATCCTTCGACCCAGTACAACAAACTAATGTTTAACAGTGAACTTTTGAGAAAAGTTTATTGTTAATTCTCAAATGTTAGTACTAAGCAttagttttaaaaaagaaatatttaatcAGTATAGTAGCATTTTAGCCACTTTATAGCCGACATggataaaacaagaaaagaagagtaacAGCATTAACAAAAGAGAGAAGggttttagatattttataatttttttttgtttttaaaaaaggtTTAGGACTCAGTGAGGGTAATAttggttgttttttttgttgctcTAGCTGTCAAACCAGGTAAAgtctaataattttaaattaaagatgtgtacaatatattaaaataattctttgaattttataaatttaagcgtcatattatttttattagaaagTGCCGTTAAAGGTAAATTGAGATGTTTGAATTAAAGagttactaaatataaaaataatatatatttttaaattgattaaaaagaaaaataaaataattaaaaaaataaatttcgtAAAGTAAGGTTGGGTGGGGATTAGGAACATAAATATCTGAGTTAACTTACGCATACAAAGTTAtacaaaaaaattacatatctaagcaaacataaataatatatttactcAATCTAACTAAATTTACATAATCTAATAACATTTTCAACCTCCTCTATCGCCTCTCTCTCCCCCTCTTTTGCAGTCTCTCAACCCAAATCACACCTTCAGTTTCCTCTGTGATCTCttcttctttatatatatattgtgtataCAAACATTGAATGTTTATAAAATGGTGTATATGCATTAAATTACATTATAGATATACTTTTCAtgcaatatatatacacacattaTATACATCGTTATTAGCACATGTCATCAACTAAAATAGAAACCTTAGTGACTTCATTTATTCATGAGTAGTTTTTATTTGACAAGTCATTTATTTAATAAGTTGATTAAGTAAAAGTTGTCATATGGTGGGCTAGACAAGAAGGGCCAACAACAGGCTGTCTATTCCTTATTACCACTCAAGCCTGCTCTGttttcttcttcacattctCTATCTCCTTGGCACATTACCACTACCCTACCACCTTCAATAATTTAATTCCTCCCAAGAAAAAGGTGTAGTAATAATGGTTAAGTTGAATAAAGAAACATTGCTATTGCTGTTTTGCATATTCATCACCATATCATTGCTTACAAGTACTATAGTGGATGGTGACAGTTTTAGAGCCTAAATAGGAGAATTCTCTAGCTTTTGCTCAAATTATatgtaaatatgtatattaagaaTGTTATTATCTATCGGAAACAACACATCATTTTCTGATCCTATTTGTAGAATTACTTTttgtatgttattgttgttgtattaagaatattattgaatatttgatTATAGTCGAAAGTCTATTGGAAATAGTTACCTAGCTAAGGTTGCATATTAAACATTCTCCCGAAATTCTACTTTTggaattatatattattattgttgttgtaaataTATGAACTATATAAGCAATTAATTATTGTTGtacattaatttgatatttttatacgaactcataaattttaaattttgaattctgtTATAGATCGATCATATCTACGTGCCAAACTTATGCAAGAGGGAACTAGACTAGCTAGTCGTAGTCTCCAATCCAaccttttttcttcctttggTTTTTTATATCCTAGGAATAATCTTCATTCAATTAAAACTAGTGTGCATTACAAAGTGGTGTATCATGTCATCAATTTATATGTTAAGCTAGCACATCAAAACTACTTTTTGTAGTATGGATAGGCAGACATCAGTGTCACTTTTCAGAATCATACATTATTAATGATTTCGTCTCAATTCCAATCCTTTTCAAAATCACATTATAACGATTCTTgtcatgaaaaaaaaagttattactAAGACACCAAGCAGTcatttataatattagtaaaataaaaaaaaattaaactcacATGCTCTCcctttttattgaaattttttcaCAATCATATTAATAATTATTGTATTAATTAGTTGTACAAGAATCCAGATATCTGAAATTAAGAACATGGTCCCACAGCCCATACCACATACTTTTTATGACTCCAATACtatcccccaccccacccccacccccaccccccaaaaaaaaaggtCTTCAAATCTCTTAACTACCCCCatcctatatttatttttgcttcAAAAGATTATATTACAACTATAATTCAAGATAAAGATTTCCATATGAAAACGACAGAAATGATAGCATCAGTTTGACAGAATATCCAGACCTTCCATTATTAATATGGATTAACGGTAAAAACACACTTAAATCGGTCAAAAACACACTTAATTCATTCCTTTATTTATGAATTTCACTTTCATCTATCAGTTATTCCATTTTTCTACCTGAACTATCATCATCgtttagataaaaaaaaagaaaaataattaataattaataattgaaatttaaaatttgcgAAAAAAcgataattcaaatatatttttgattattACGTCAGTTAATATTGTAAACATATGATCATGTTTTGGTATCTGTTGTGTATACCCCACTTGAGCTAAGTGGTAGTGTCAGTAATGTCTATCAAACATTCGAACATGTCAATTGTAGCTGAAGAAAACAAAATAGCAGCTGTAAAAACCCCAGTACCTCATAAAgatatcataattcatactccATCAGGTTTCCCTCCATGAATGTGAAAGGCCTCTCCCTCCACACTTCTATCACTTGCAAGGCCCATATGTTTTTTTTCCCTAAGTACTAATGATTAGGTTCTAGATTTAAAATAGGTATAATACATACACCAATATTTCAACTTGGCATTTGAAGATGCACATCTACACATCTTAATTAGTCTCAGTTGTACTGTCAATTAAACACTTCAGCTTACAAAATGATCATCTATACAATCCCTAAATTTATGTGTCATGTCAGCTCAGATGTCCACGAATTACACAATGACGAATTGCGATGTGTAGATGTGTAGTCTCAAAATTGAAATGTTTAATTGTCAATTAAGGCCAAGTTAATATGCTTATCTATGTGTTATGACTTTAAATAACATACGTgtttaatgaatttttttaaatacaagTATATTGTTCAAATAAAAGTTATTGGGTTTAATCGAACCGTACGTGAACTTCTACTTCCACCCCATAATAGAATCTACCAAAATGAGTGTTAATTACTcggatttttttcattttcaaaacttGAACGAGAAACCTTGGAGATTTTTAGATTAAGGGATCTGATCCATCACACTACCTCCCTCGGGTGAAAAGCCCACATGTTGAAACAGGAGAAACTCATCATAAAGAAGATAGAGAAAAGAAATGTGAATTATTATTGAATAAAAGAAAAGCATACACCTTATTCTAATGTCTTGTATTTCCACTGTTTCCATTATGAAGAGGgcttcatttatttatttatttattttatttttctttggtGGGCCTTTTAAAGCTAGTGTCCTAGTTCAGTAGAGTTGCTTACTTCAGAAGATTTTGGTTACTTTTTAGAAATGAATGAGAAAATCTATGATATCTTTTTTGGTGTGAACTGCCTGCTAATCTTAGTAAATTCTCCTGAAAATATGTTTCAATTCCCAAAGGCTCTGTTACCAATAGATCTTCTATTTTAACAGGGCAACTTACTGAAACTTCCTTTTTTGTATTCTTATATTTAAATTACTCCCAAAAAAGATTATCTTGCTTCTTCCAAGTGTCCATTCTCTGTTTTAAATTACTCACATGAGGTAGTTGTAAATTCATGGCAAAGAAGAAAAGCTGGTTCAACTTGCTGAAGAAAATTTTCGTTTCGGATTCAGAATCAAGATTAGAAAAGGTAAAATGACTTTACTTGTAacattaaaaatgataaaatcaatTTCTAGTAGATTCCATAATAACATAGGCACTTGTATATCCAACTTTCGTTGACATTGCACAGCTATTGTATCAATAGGGAAAAAGGAAAGGATGGGTATTTACAAGGCTAAAGATTAGAAGATTGGTGGCGACCTTGGCGTTGTCACCACCAAGGGAAAGGAAACTCCGGAAAGCAGAAGAGAAGCAGAGCAAGCATGCTATAAATGTTGATGTTGAAACAATTAATGAATCTAATGCAGATGCTGAAACTCCAAAGGTTCAAGCTGAAATCGCATCCTTTAAAGACGGTGCTGAGTCTATCCACGAGCCTAAAAATGAAACTCTTGTATTGTCAAAATTGAATCTTCATGGACAAGAAACAGACTACTTCTACCTCTATGTGAGAAGAATTGAAAATCTTGCTGCCATCAAAATTCAGACAGCATTTCGCGGTTATCTTGTATGTTTGAAATCTTCAGTTATCGTCAATTCTCTACAATCACaaggaaatattttttcatcaatGAGTTCAATTTTCAGGCAAGGAAAGCTTTGAGAGCACTAAAGGGACTAGTGAGGCTTCAAGCTATTGTTCGGGGTAGGGCTGTTCGACGTCAGGCTATTGCTACACTCAAGTCATTGCAGTCAATTGTAAACATTCAATCCGAAGTCTGTGCAAAGAGATGTGACAGTCAGGTGAAAACTACACTACATTGTCAAGAAAATACGTCGCTGGATCTAGGAGAGAAAGATATCAAGGTAAGAAGTTGTGCAATGCTCTAGACAAATCTAACATGATATATGGATGATGTACATCAATTAGTTTGCAATGAAAAGCTAGCAAGACTCTTTATCTGTTTACCTTCAAAAGTTCTGTTGTTTCTTTCTGTCCAAACAGAACACCAAATTGCAAGGGGTAACTTTTTAGGGATTTTTCGTGTAGTCCGCCTCTAGAGTGGAGAAAGGTATAGTTCAACTCATGCCTAGGATAGCTAAAAATAAACTCCACAACTGAGATGTGATCTTCCAATGGAGCTAGATGGAAATTCTTATGATGATGAGAGCAGTTTTCACAAGataatcatctcccactttaAGATATAATAAACTATTCCAGCTTATTCGATTCATATAATTCTGCAGATTGATCTAAACAGCCAGAAAAGGTGGGACAATCGATATTTATCTAAGGATGAAGCAAACAAGATGTTCTCAAGCAAAAGGGAGGCTGCGATCAAGAGAGAACGTATAAGAGAATACTGGTTAAGCCATCGAGTAAGTAtcttatcaatttctcaaaacctTGATCATATTTATTAAACATACTATGAATTATTTCATAAGGGGTATTTTCATTTGCAGAGGTCAACAGAATCAGACGTAAATGGAAGAAGGCGATACTGGTTAGAACAATGGGTAGATGCTCAGCTGGCTAAAAGAGATGACCTTAAAAACGTGGACACGCTTTTCTCAGCAAGAAACAGAGAAGAATTCGagagaaaagaaatgaaatcAAAGCCTTCTCTAAGACAATACCATACAGATCAAGAATTGGTTTCTCCAGTATATGTTCCAAGAAGATCATTTCACCACAGAAGACAGAAATCAAGTGGGGATCACGACAATACTTTTATGGGCTCTCCTTCGATTCCAACCTACATGGCAGCTACTGAATCTGCAAAAGCAAAAGCAAGATCAATGAGTTCACCTAGGCTAAGACCTATCAATACTGATGTCTACTCTGAGATTAATTCTCCCTACAAGTACAAACTATCTCCCATATCTTCTATCAACAGCGATGCCACGGTCACAAGTAGGATTGGCAGTATGACAGGGTTCTCACAAAGATCGCCATGCTTAAAAGGCACACCTGGTCCCATTAAATCAACCAGGATTGGTAAGGACCTTAGCTTTGGGTCAGATGGGGCATTTGCAAATTGGGATCGCATCGGTGCCTGCAGTTGATCGATTgactaaaatgaaaaatatagattgTAATGTAATAGTTGGAATGGTTTGATAATAATATATCTACTCTAATGGTTCGTGTGAATTTCAGTTCCATCTGAACATTTTCTCGTTGACAATGGAAAGGATCATTTCAATGCTAAGCAAATAGCAAGTATCTGTCACAGTTTTAGGACATGAAGCATTAGGTATAACTTCTTCTACTTCTAACGCGCAAGAGAAGAACGACGAAACAAATTAAAAGTTTttctaaataaaagtttatgTTTTCCCAATATATAAAACTTTACTGATTTACTGTTTTTGAAGACAGTTTACTAACAAGTCTTTTTGTTTTGTACCCTTACTCAAACATATAAAAAAGGGCAATTGCCCGTCTATTTATTAACACAGTCAATTATAATTCAGTTCAACCAACTGAATTAAAACATATATTTAGAGGGGCCGGGTACCAATTTGGCTCCATTAGGTATGTCAATTCCACTTTCAGATTACACAAGGTGCATGGCTAATATAATGCGTATTCATTAGTATATTATTGCAATGAGAGATTATAGTTACACAGATTTACCACTTGTTTTAGGAGTTACAGAGTGACAGTGTTATCCCAACGTATTCATAAAACGCTGGTGAGCAGTGCGCTGCAAACAACTTTCAGAAAACACACGAGTCATATTTTTAATGACATATAATGTAGCCTAAGAGAATTTCTTTCGAATTTCTGCAATTTGTGTTGTACTAAGCTGGAAACCTTTGGCAAGAATATCGTCAGGAACAGGTGGTTCTGAAGCAAAGATTGATCTAGGAATCATGACAATTCCAGGATTTTGActgttaaaaaaaaagagataagtAGCTTTTTTGTTTCCTACATTATACTGGAAGTGAATTAGACCTTGTGGGAGCACAAACGCATCGCCAGGATTCAAGATTTTGGAGAAGAGGCGACTTTTAAAGAAGTTTGTAGGATCAAGGGCGAGAAATCCTGCATAGAGTGTACCCTCCAGGACAGTTATCAGAGCAGACGCTCGAGGGTGCAGGTGAAGTGGAGCAATACTCTGTGGTTCCAAGTCAAAACGAGCAATAGACATACCAAGAGTGTTAAGTCCAGGCATCTTGTTTACATCCACAAAAGTGACAGTAATACCAACCAACGGCACTGCATTTCCACTAACATTAAGACCTGAAGCAAAGAAATCATCTGCTGTTGCAAGCTTTGGGTCTTTGCAAATCTTTCCATTCACAAAAACTGCACACGTGAAATAAAATGAAGTTGAGCATAAATATACAAAAACTAAGCCTCATTCCGAAACAAATAAGTATCATAGAAGGACGATTAACCTGAGGCCTGAGAGTCCTTAACTGCAACACATATGTCCTGTAGAGGGTTGTTATCATAAGCATAAGCAGGGAaattagaaaagaaagaagtaatgACTAAAGTTGTTATTAACCACCACATCCTCATTGTTATGCTTTGggtttattataatttttcccAACAACTAGAAAGGTGTGACTACTTATACGAGAAAAAAACAATGGGTACTGAAAATTTTGCACGAGTCTATTTGGTAGGACTATTGTATAGAACCAATTATAGATTGGGTTTTGAGGAACCAATAGATAGAGATAAAAGTAAAACATAAACAGGTTATGTACAATTTTGACGATTCTTCGTAAAATAAACCAAAGTTTAGTATTTTTGCACTATCTAATTAGCATATTTAGCATTTAGTTATATATAATCTGATTATAACTTCCCGCATCATCGACATGTCACCCAGATGAATATGATTTCTCTGCCAAATCTCAATGTCGATTTCGGAAAAACCCTTAAACCCCATGAGACTTATCCTGGTATACCTAAcaaaaatttatgatattttatcactAATTCATCACTAAATAGGATTAGcaataatttcttttatttctttagcTAAAAGATTTATCCGTGCTAAATCAATCAAATAGGCGGATTGAGCTAAATTTGAGCAGATCAAATTGGACTGAGTTAATCAATGAGCGGGTTAttgactcattcaaaaactaCTTGGGATGAAATGAGTTGGGTTCAAAAATGGACTAAAATGTGGGTCATAACTTAACCCACCCAATATTTACTAAGGTTTAACTTgctttatttg
This window encodes:
- the LOC129887028 gene encoding F-box protein FBW2-like; translated protein: MEFTDGASKRVCVKVENGAVCTTGGKWDELSPEILASIFVRIVPPELMVRSVALVCRNWMETVSGPYCWTEIDLEEWCRRCCIANRSHLIDPVVRKIVRRSRSTFRRLSTYRLGDVGFSFAASRGRCLKILQIPMSEITDQVVEKHAGSLVNITFLDISYCLKITEKGLKAFGKQCKSLTHLRRNMPLWELPTSVEASDINDQEALIIAETMKGLQRLDLAFNRLSDTGIDAILTQCKALTHLEIQGCWNVELKGDLEVRCEKLVDFRSPWIHEREDNLAESSDIDSNEDEYDEESIYSESPSSSDLD
- the LOC129887029 gene encoding protein IQ-DOMAIN 11; protein product: MAKKKSWFNLLKKIFVSDSESRLEKGKRKGWVFTRLKIRRLVATLALSPPRERKLRKAEEKQSKHAINVDVETINESNADAETPKVQAEIASFKDGAESIHEPKNETLVLSKLNLHGQETDYFYLYVRRIENLAAIKIQTAFRGYLARKALRALKGLVRLQAIVRGRAVRRQAIATLKSLQSIVNIQSEVCAKRCDSQVKTTLHCQENTSLDLGEKDIKIDLNSQKRWDNRYLSKDEANKMFSSKREAAIKRERIREYWLSHRRSTESDVNGRRRYWLEQWVDAQLAKRDDLKNVDTLFSARNREEFERKEMKSKPSLRQYHTDQELVSPVYVPRRSFHHRRQKSSGDHDNTFMGSPSIPTYMAATESAKAKARSMSSPRLRPINTDVYSEINSPYKYKLSPISSINSDATVTSRIGSMTGFSQRSPCLKGTPGPIKSTRIGKDLSFGSDGAFANWDRIGACS
- the LOC129884871 gene encoding germin-like protein subfamily 1 member 17 — encoded protein: MRMWWLITTLVITSFFSNFPAYAYDNNPLQDICVAVKDSQASVFVNGKICKDPKLATADDFFASGLNVSGNAVPLVGITVTFVDVNKMPGLNTLGMSIARFDLEPQSIAPLHLHPRASALITVLEGTLYAGFLALDPTNFFKSRLFSKILNPGDAFVLPQGLIHFQYNVGNKKATYLFFFNSQNPGIVMIPRSIFASEPPVPDDILAKGFQLSTTQIAEIRKKFS